One genomic window of Oncorhynchus kisutch isolate 150728-3 linkage group LG24, Okis_V2, whole genome shotgun sequence includes the following:
- the LOC109884455 gene encoding transcription elongation factor A protein 2-like, whose amino-acid sequence MAKEQEVERIAKTLDKMVHKKNTDGAIYLLRELKSMKMSLETLQSTRIGMSVNAVRKQSSEEEVQTLAKSLIKSWKKLLDGAEGKAAEEKRREGSPLRSSTSKDSPGSSDQSKKLPEPPTTPTTPTTPTSPKFTSFPQAPVTTDSVRTKCRELLVAALQTDDDHKTIGADTDNLAAQIEDCIYQEFKSTDQKYKSRLRSRISNLKDQKNPDLRRNVLAGNISADRIASMAAEEMASAELKEMRKALTKDAIREHQLSKVGGTETDMFQCGKCRGKNCTYTQVQTRSADEPMTTFVLCNGCGNRWKFC is encoded by the exons ATGGCGAAAGAGCAGGAGGTCGAACGCATTGCTAAAACGCTGGACAAAATGGTGCACAAGAAAAACACG GATGGTGCCATATATCTGCTGAGGGAACTGAAGAGCATGAAGATGTCTCTGGAGACTCTACAG TCCACCAGGATCGGCATGTCGGTGAACGCGGTGAGGAAGCAGAGTTCAGAGGAAGAGGTCCAGACTCTGGCCAAGTCACTCATCAAGTCCTGGAAGAAACTACTGG ATGGTGCTGAGGGGAAGGCtgcggaggagaagaggagggagggctCTCCTCTGAGGTCATCAACGTCCAAGGACAGTCCTGGATCCAGCGACCAGAG CAAGAAACTGCCTGAGCCCCCTACGACCCCCACCACCCCTACGACCCCCACCTCTCCAAAGTTCACCTCCTTCCCCCAAGCCCCCGTCACCACTGACAGCGTACGCACCAAGTGCCGAGAGCTGCTGGTGGCTGCCCTGCAGACCGACG ATGACCACAAGACCATTGGAGCAGACACTGACAACTTGGCTGCTCAGATTGAGGACT GTATCTACCAGGAGTTTAAGTCTACAGACCAGAAGTACAAGTCCAGACTGAGGAGCCGTATCTCCAACCTGAAGGACCAGAAGAACCCAGACCTCCGACGCAACGTCCTCGCTGGAAACATCTCTGCTGACCGCATCGCTAGCATGGCTGCTGAG GAGATGGCGAGCGCGGAGCTGAAAGAGATGAGGAAGGCTTTGACCAAAGACGCCATCAGAGAGCACCAGCTGTCTAAAGTGGGCGGGACCGAGACTGACATGTTTCAATGTGGCAAATGCAGGGGCAAGAACTGCACCTACACACAG